The following nucleotide sequence is from Natronosalvus caseinilyticus.
TACTTCTGGGCGGCGTTCGCCGGCCTGTCGTTCATGTTCACGATCGACCCGACGCTGATGGCGCCGATCATCGTCGCGATCATCATGATCATCCTCTTCGAGGGGACCTTGCTCCTGCTCAAGTGGACCGGGCGGGAGTGATCAGAATCGCCACTTTTCACAAAACGCTCGTTACGCACCCTCGAGCAACTCACCGAACGCTCCTGACGGTTCGAGTCCTGCGTCCGCTCGAAGCGTCTCGACGCTAATTTGGCAGAACTCCGCTCGTCGGTGACACGGCAGACAGAGCGAGACGGCGTTCTCGAGGACGTGGGCATCGGCCCGTTCGACGCTGTCAGCCTCGGCGAACGCTCGAACCGGAATCAGATGGTGAACGTCCGGGTTGCGACCGAGTTCGCCCTTCGTCGTTCCGCAGTGGACGCACTGGTAGCCGTCGCGCTCGAGTGCCTGTCGTCTGATCGCTGCCCACCCTTTCCCGTAGGGGCCGGTGTCCCCACCCTTCCAGTTGGGGTGCCCTTCGCCGGTGAACGACTCCGAGAGCCAGCGTCTTCGGCAGTCTTCGCCACAGACGACGACGTCGCCGATCGCGCTCGGGTATCGTTCGATCGAGTCGGTGCAGACGGTGCACTCGACGGTCACTTTACCGCCTTGCCACTGTCCGTTAGCATTCCCCTCAACTGATGGGTGCTCGCGCCATTGTTCGCTTTCAACGCACTGGGGACAGTACAAACCTGGCTTGTCGGACGGATAATACTCGAACGTAGACTCGCACAGCTCGCATTTCGCCTGTTCCTTTCCTCCTTTCCAGTTTGGGTTGTCGGACCCGGCGAAGGAAACGGATGCGTCGAGACACTCGTCTGAACAGTACTTCTTCTGATAGTCGGAGTAAAATCGGGATTCACAGCGATCACAGGTTCGATTTGGAAGCCGTTCGCCGTGTACGGAACTGTGGTGAACGCCGAGTCCACGTCTCGTTTCGAATCGCCTGCCACACGTCGGACAGTCATGCATCGCTCACTCTGGCCCTGTTTTCCTATATAAATTAGCGGATAGCACCAGTCGTGACTACCTGAATTCTTGTAAATAATTTGATGTAGTCCGGGTGCGAAAATTGAATCCGCCTCTCAGCCTCCACAAGGCTGAAGGATAACCACTACCCCAACCCGGACACGCTTGCAAGCGCTTCTAGCCCGGTCAACTTCAAATACGTTACGACTCTCGAGACACCGTGGGGATCTCTAGCGCGTTCGTACTTCGACAGTCGGTTAAATACTATATTATCTATAGCGTAATCGAATTTCCGTCTCTCCTTGCCGCGAACTATCCGAGCCGTTTTTGCCCGTGCCGCGAGTATCGACGGTAACGCGTGGCCATCACCGACAAGATCTACGTCAAGAACCACCGCCAGCTCAGCTCCCAGCTCGAGACGAACATCCCGAAGGGGGCGTTCAAGGGGGCGACACTGGACGTGCTCTTCCAGGGTCAGGGCCTCGAGAAACTCGACGACGCTACCCGCGACCGGGTGCTCGACTTCGCGACGGACTTCCTGGACTGCGACTGCGACAACAATCCCTACTGCGGGTGTCCCGAGCGGAAGTTCGTCCGCTACCTGCTCGAGTTACGCGCTCAGGGGCTTGGTCCGGACGCCATCGTGGACGTGATGAGCGACGACTACATGGTCTACGCCTACTCCGGGGACGTTCTCTCGTTTCTCGACAGCGGCGTCCGTACGCTCGAGGCCGCTGAGGGACTGGCTCGAGTCGAAGGGGACGGCGAGGCCGAAGAAGAGATTCGACGCGTGAAGCGGGAGTTGTCGCGGTAACTGCACGAGCCCGTTCGACAGCTTCGACGCCGGCTTCGGTGCTCGTCCGACGAGCTATCGAACCGTCGGCGAGTCGCCCGAGTCGTCGAGGTCGTCCAGCAGGAGGACCTCGTCTTCCTCGTCCTCGAGGCGGTCCCGAAGGTCGGTGACGTAGGATTTGTGCTCTTCGAGCTGTTCTCGCAGGTGTTCGGCCTCGAGTTCGAGGCGTTCGTGCTCGCGGACGAAGCTCTTCGGAACCTCGACCGTGGGTGGGAACGACTGTTCGTTCTCACTTCGGGCCTCGAGTTCGTCCTCGGGAACGACGGCCACCTGCCCGTCGTGGTCGACCAGGAGGTCGACGTAGTCCCGGAAGACGGCGGACAACGAGATGTCGCGCTCCTCGGCGATCTCCTGGAGGGCCGCGAAGGCGTCCTCGTTCACCCGGAACGAGATGGTCTTGTTCTTGTTGCCCATGTCGGTATCGATGACCTATCGTCGCGCGAGGCACTTAACCGTTTGTCAGACGACCGGTTACGACACGTCATCGCCGCCGTCGGTTCGCTTCGTTGGCGATGGGGTGACGATTTCCAGCATGGGCTCTCCTCTCTCTTCGCTCGAATCGCTGCTAGCCGACGGATCGTCGTCCACAAAAAGGGAATACGACAGGGTGGTGCGATTCAGTCCCGATTCAGGCCGAGGCCTCGAGGTCCTCGAGGCTCTCCAGGGCCTGGATGACGTCGCGGCGGTAGTTCTCGACGGGCGAGTCGTACTGCTCGCGGGCCATCTGGGCGTACTCGTTGGTGGGCACGGTGGATCCACTTTCGGGCGCCTCCTGCTCGGCTTCCCACGTCTGGAACGCCTCGACGCGGTCGAGGGTCCGTTCGGCGGTCTCGACGACCCAGCGGTCGCGGGTGGCTTCGTCGACGACCGCGATGGACTCGGGTCGGACGGAGACGTTCACGGTACCGTCGTCGGTCTCGTAGGTGCGTGGCTTGCCGACGATGGCCACGTACGCCGGCGGCTCCGTGTCCCGGAGGACTGCGGCGGCCTCGGGCTGGTACTGGCCGGCGTAGACGAAGAACGTCCCCGTGGGATCGACGACGCGCCCGCGCCAGTACTCGCTCTCGTCGCCCACGTCCTCGGTCTCGGTGA
It contains:
- a CDS encoding ribbon-helix-helix protein, CopG family, translated to MGNKNKTISFRVNEDAFAALQEIAEERDISLSAVFRDYVDLLVDHDGQVAVVPEDELEARSENEQSFPPTVEVPKSFVREHERLELEAEHLREQLEEHKSYVTDLRDRLEDEEDEVLLLDDLDDSGDSPTVR
- a CDS encoding DUF5814 domain-containing protein, translating into MAITDKIYVKNHRQLSSQLETNIPKGAFKGATLDVLFQGQGLEKLDDATRDRVLDFATDFLDCDCDNNPYCGCPERKFVRYLLELRAQGLGPDAIVDVMSDDYMVYAYSGDVLSFLDSGVRTLEAAEGLARVEGDGEAEEEIRRVKRELSR
- a CDS encoding RPA family protein, producing MSQTQLTREVAKRVFASEFNDSTYAFKESDDERAPNYALLPTGDRANRVFFVGTLTETEDVGDESEYWRGRVVDPTGTFFVYAGQYQPEAAAVLRDTEPPAYVAIVGKPRTYETDDGTVNVSVRPESIAVVDEATRDRWVVETAERTLDRVEAFQTWEAEQEAPESGSTVPTNEYAQMAREQYDSPVENYRRDVIQALESLEDLEASA
- a CDS encoding HNH endonuclease, whose protein sequence is MTVECTVCTDSIERYPSAIGDVVVCGEDCRRRWLSESFTGEGHPNWKGGDTGPYGKGWAAIRRQALERDGYQCVHCGTTKGELGRNPDVHHLIPVRAFAEADSVERADAHVLENAVSLCLPCHRRAEFCQISVETLRADAGLEPSGAFGELLEGA